CCGTTTTTTCCCAAAAATGTATGCGTTTTTTGCGCCAGTTTAAAGAAAATGGCACTTTGATTTTTGTCAGCCATGACATGGGGTCGGTACTGAATTTGTGTGAACGCGCCTTATGGTTGCACACCGGGAAATTGCGGCAGGTGGGGGCATCTAAAGAGGTGGCTGAAGCTTATTTGCAACACACGTTGCAAGAAACGTATGGGCAAGACGTGCAATTGCAGGAGATTCAGGTTGCTCCCGCTGCGATACCTGAACCCGTTGCAGCAGAGAACGTTGCTCCCTTGATTGATTACGGCAGCGAAGTGCAAGCCAATGATAATTTGTTGGCAGCCAATGGTTGGAAGACTGGCGATGGTGAGATTCTGGAAGTGCGTTTGGAGCATCTGACCTCATCGTCCAGTAGCGTATTTCGTGGCGGAGAAAAAATCCGCCTAGTGATTACCGCGAAAGCCTATCAAGACATGAATAGCCCTATCTTGGGGTTTTTGGTGCGTGATCGTTTGGGGCAGGATTTGTTTGGTGAAAATACGTTGGCTTTTACAGGGTTAAACCCTCATCCCATTGCCGCCGGTAAAGTTTTTACCGGCGAATTTGTCTTTCGTTTACCCATGTTGCCCAATGGTCAGTACGTCGTGATGGCCTCATTGGCCAATGGTGATATTCATAACCATGTGCAGCACCACTGGTTGCATGATGCGGTCATTTTAAACGTGTCTTCTAGCACGGTGCGCTGGGGGCTAGTGGGTATCGCGTTCGATAACGTTAATCTTAAAGAAATTGCATGAAATCTATCAAAGCGTTGCATCAAGCTCACCAAGGTAAAGTATCAGATCGGTGGGCAAGTTATTTGAGCGCATACGATCGCTTATTGGCCCCTTTTCAAGATCAACCGCTGAATTTGCTGGAAATTGGCATTCAGAATGGCGGTTCGCTGGAAATTTGGGCGCAGTATTTTGCGCAGGCGCAAACCCTAGTGGGGTGTGATATTAACCCTGATTGTGCGCGTTTGCAGTACGATGACCCGCGTATCCATGTGGTGGTGGCGAATGCGAATACGGATGCGGCTGAACAAGCAATACTCGCACACGCGCGTGATTATGATGTGATAATTGATGATGGCTCACACACGTCAGCGGATATTATTTTGGCGTTTGTGCGGTATTTTCAGTATCTCAAGCCCGGCGGCGTGTTTGTGGCGGAAGATCTGCATTGCAGCTATTGGCAGACGTTTGAGGGTGGCTTGTATTACCCGTATACGTCTATCGCCTTCTTTAAGCGACTCGCCGATGTGATTAACCATGAACATTGGGGCATTGAGCGCGAGCGGCAGGCAATTTTGCAAGGGTTTGCGGAACATTTGGGTGTGACGTTTGATACGGTGGGCTTGGAAGAGATTCATGCCATCGAATTCTCCAATTCGTTGTGTGTCGTGCATAAACGTCCCGCCGGGTTGAATGCCTTGGGTGAGCGTTGTGTCGCGGGTCAAGTGGAAGTGGTTGTGCCGGGACATCATGGTGTGCGTGGTCAGTCATTAGTTGCGCCTTCTCAGGCAACGAACGCTTGGGCAACCATGAGCGTTGCGCCTGAAGAACAATGGGAAGGGTTGTCTCAGGCCAAGCAACGGGACAAGCAGCAAGCCAAGCAGCAGTTGGCGCAAACCGTTGCGGCACATGACCGTCAAATTGCCCAGCTTCATCAGGCATTGGCAGAGCGAGAAACACATCTGGCGGTGGTGTTGACGTCTACCAGTTGGCGTATGACCTATCCCTTGCGTTTTGCATTGGATCAGCTTAAGCGTGTCCGCCGCGCGGTGACGTTAGCGCTGCCTGCGGTACGTCGGGCTGGTGGCGTTAAGAATGCCGCCCGTAAAGCGTTGCGCTTGTACCAAAATGAAGGATTGGCGGGGATCAAGCGTGGCTTTCGGCTCGCCGCTTTATCGCAGCAGTTGCATGAAGTGAAAGTGGTGGATCCCTTGTATTTGCAAGCCTTCAGTCATTCGGCTGAAACTTACTTGGTGCCGCGCGTTTTGATCATTGCCGAGATGAGTATTCCCCAATGCGTGAAGTATCGGGTACAACAAAAACACGCGATGCTGCTGTCTTTGGGTGTGGACTGTACGCACTTGAGTTGGGGGGATACGCTGGCGTGCCTTGCTGCCTTGCAAACGCATTCGTTGGTGATTTTTTACCGTGTACCGGCTTACGATTCGGTCATATCCCTGATTACAGAAGCAAAACGACTCGGTTTGCCGACGTATTGGGAGGTGGATGATTTTATCTTCGATGCCGAGGTATTGAGCAACAGTAAAACCTTGGCAGCACTCGACAAGCATACGTTTGCCCAATTAGTGGAGGGGGCGGGTTTATACCGTCAAGCCATGTTGTTGTGTGAGCGGGGAATCGCCTCTACCACCGGCTTAGCGGCGGCGATGCAAGCGGTTGGGTTAGCTGAGGTCCTGGTCATCGAAAATGCCTTGGATAGCCAAACGTTGACGGTTGCTGCTGCGGTTTTAGCCGAACAGCCTGCTGCGGATGATAGTGGTATCGTGCGCATTGTTTACGGTTCGGGGACGAATACGCACAACATTGATTTTGAGGAAGCGGCGGCGGCAATTGTCGCAATACTGGCGAAGTTTCCGCAGGTATACTTTCGTTTAATTGGTAAGTTGGAGCTTCCAGACGAATTTACACATTATGCCAGCCAAGTAGAAACCATTCCGTTCTGTGATTACCCCACGTATTTACGCAGTATG
The DNA window shown above is from Candidatus Thiothrix sulfatifontis and carries:
- a CDS encoding ABC transporter ATP-binding protein gives rise to the protein MSSEFAIKVEGVGKNYRLYDKPHHRLLQMLRGEKKIYYRDFWAVNDVSFSVRKGETVGIIGRNGSGKSTLLQMICGTLTPTTGSIAVNGRVAALLELGAGFNPEFTGRENVYMNAAVLGLSHEAIDARFAQIAAFADIGDFIEQPVKTYSSGMFVRLAFAVIAHVDADILVIDEALSVGDAVFSQKCMRFLRQFKENGTLIFVSHDMGSVLNLCERALWLHTGKLRQVGASKEVAEAYLQHTLQETYGQDVQLQEIQVAPAAIPEPVAAENVAPLIDYGSEVQANDNLLAANGWKTGDGEILEVRLEHLTSSSSSVFRGGEKIRLVITAKAYQDMNSPILGFLVRDRLGQDLFGENTLAFTGLNPHPIAAGKVFTGEFVFRLPMLPNGQYVVMASLANGDIHNHVQHHWLHDAVILNVSSSTVRWGLVGIAFDNVNLKEIA
- a CDS encoding glycosyltransferase; the protein is MKSIKALHQAHQGKVSDRWASYLSAYDRLLAPFQDQPLNLLEIGIQNGGSLEIWAQYFAQAQTLVGCDINPDCARLQYDDPRIHVVVANANTDAAEQAILAHARDYDVIIDDGSHTSADIILAFVRYFQYLKPGGVFVAEDLHCSYWQTFEGGLYYPYTSIAFFKRLADVINHEHWGIERERQAILQGFAEHLGVTFDTVGLEEIHAIEFSNSLCVVHKRPAGLNALGERCVAGQVEVVVPGHHGVRGQSLVAPSQATNAWATMSVAPEEQWEGLSQAKQRDKQQAKQQLAQTVAAHDRQIAQLHQALAERETHLAVVLTSTSWRMTYPLRFALDQLKRVRRAVTLALPAVRRAGGVKNAARKALRLYQNEGLAGIKRGFRLAALSQQLHEVKVVDPLYLQAFSHSAETYLVPRVLIIAEMSIPQCVKYRVQQKHAMLLSLGVDCTHLSWGDTLACLAALQTHSLVIFYRVPAYDSVISLITEAKRLGLPTYWEVDDFIFDAEVLSNSKTLAALDKHTFAQLVEGAGLYRQAMLLCERGIASTTGLAAAMQAVGLAEVLVIENALDSQTLTVAAAVLAEQPAADDSGIVRIVYGSGTNTHNIDFEEAAAAIVAILAKFPQVYFRLIGKLELPDEFTHYASQVETIPFCDYPTYLRSMAACDISIAPLENYVFNDSKSNIKYLEAAAVKLPSVCSPRAAFTQVMVNGENGFLCDTPAEWEAALTVLVTDKAKRVQVGEAAYATVMHHYTPETVAQEQVAPLLADYRRSPATVRVLSVNCYYAPRSFGGATIVAEAVNQWIHAQEDAEVHVFTTVPTAVATPYALHRYEAGGVNVYGVGVPDTLDQTAQFDNPDMVAAFTAVLAVVQPDVVHFHSIQTIGVAVMDVCIQQGIPYVVTLHDAWWLCGRQFMINQQGKFCGQEKIEHSVCTACVDQPALNDLRRERLLTALRQAALLLSPSQFFANFYRDNGFQQVQVNKNGIVKPASRCRVRGDGALRFGYVGGNTPIKGFHLIQQVFAALPANKVKLVLVDNAVNLGFSSYHQQDLVGIPNVEIVPAYTQQTIDDFFANIDVLLFPTQWKESFGLSVREALARHVWVIATDAGGVVEDIIPGQNGYIIPFADTGAGLRQAVLDTTQHFERIPSGETVALGVSHIRFFDEQAQELLTLLKRVVSK